In Deferribacter autotrophicus, a single genomic region encodes these proteins:
- a CDS encoding ATP-binding protein yields the protein MKKLPIGIQTFREIREDDYVYVDKTKEAYELIENYKYVFLSRPRRFGKSLFLDTLKEIFEGNKELFEGLYIYDKYDWSKKHPVIKISFSGDFRTNESTKSMILDILKSNQRRLGVICENETNVTSCFRELIEKSYEKYGEKVVILVDEYDKPILDVIDKLEVAKENRETLRALYTVIKDNDAYIRFTFLTGVSRFSRASIFSGLNMLEDISLNPEFGNICGYTQRDLDTVFKKHLQGADLKKVKQWYNGYNFLKDSVYNPFDILLFIKNKFLFDNYWFSTGTPSFLIKLIEKNRYFLPKLSNLVVGKELVDSFDIENLNLEVILFQAGYLTIDRMLEDRRGGIKYKLRIPNKEVKQSLNDYILDYLFRLKDSRTRIQDDLYDALMDARLELLKESLYSIFASIPYNNYVNNDIQDYEGFYASVVYVYLQSLGIDVIGEDVTNLGRIDLTVIISDKVYVIEFKVDGDDALEHIKEKRYYEKYLSRGKDIYLVGINFDSSKKNISSFEWEKL from the coding sequence AAAGAGGCGTATGAGTTAATAGAAAATTATAAATATGTTTTCCTATCCCGTCCTAGAAGATTTGGTAAATCTCTTTTTTTGGATACATTGAAGGAAATATTTGAGGGGAATAAAGAGTTATTTGAAGGCTTATACATTTATGATAAATACGATTGGTCTAAAAAGCACCCTGTGATAAAAATAAGCTTTTCAGGAGATTTCAGGACGAATGAATCAACGAAAAGTATGATTTTAGATATTTTGAAGTCTAATCAGAGAAGATTAGGGGTAATATGTGAAAATGAGACAAATGTTACCAGCTGTTTTAGAGAATTGATTGAGAAATCGTATGAGAAGTATGGAGAGAAGGTAGTAATACTGGTTGATGAATATGATAAGCCTATACTTGATGTGATAGACAAGCTTGAAGTGGCAAAGGAGAACAGGGAGACATTGAGAGCGCTTTATACAGTAATCAAGGATAACGATGCGTATATAAGATTTACTTTTTTAACGGGTGTGAGCAGATTTTCCAGGGCAAGCATATTCAGTGGCCTAAATATGCTGGAAGATATTTCCCTAAATCCTGAATTTGGCAATATATGTGGCTATACCCAAAGGGATTTAGATACTGTGTTTAAAAAGCATTTGCAGGGAGCAGATTTAAAGAAGGTGAAACAGTGGTACAATGGGTACAACTTTTTAAAAGATAGTGTGTATAACCCTTTTGATATTTTGCTTTTTATAAAGAATAAGTTTTTGTTTGACAATTACTGGTTTTCCACTGGCACACCTTCGTTTTTGATAAAGCTGATAGAGAAGAATCGATATTTTCTACCAAAGTTATCAAACCTGGTAGTGGGCAAAGAGCTAGTGGATAGTTTTGATATAGAGAACTTGAATCTGGAGGTAATACTTTTTCAGGCGGGTTATTTGACGATAGACAGGATGCTAGAAGATAGGCGTGGTGGGATAAAGTATAAGTTGAGGATACCGAACAAGGAAGTGAAGCAATCTCTCAATGATTACATTCTGGATTACTTATTTCGGCTGAAGGATAGTAGAACAAGGATACAGGATGATTTGTATGATGCGCTTATGGATGCAAGATTAGAGCTTTTGAAAGAGAGTTTGTATTCGATATTTGCATCGATTCCATATAATAATTATGTGAATAATGACATACAGGATTATGAGGGGTTTTATGCGTCTGTGGTGTATGTATATTTGCAGTCGTTGGGTATTGATGTGATAGGTGAGGATGTGACTAATTTGGGCAGGATTGATTTGACTGTGATTATTAGTGATAAGGTATATGTGATAGAGTTTAAGGTTGATGGTGATGATGCACTGGAGCATATAAAAGAGAAAAGGTATTACGAAAAATATTTATCAAGAGGTAAGGATATATATCTTGTGGGTATAAATTTTGATAGCAGCAAGAAGAACATAAGCAGTTTTGAGTGGGAGAAGCTGTAG